TTGGTGGTTTCCGTGACCACAACTGGCCGGGATATACTTCGGGAACAATTGCGGCAAAATTCCGTGTCATTTATACCGAAAATACAACCATTGTAATCACCGACGGTCTTTCGGATATTTATGCCAAAGAGCAACAGGATAAGGAATTGGTTTACAATGGAACAGGGGCGGAATACTATATTGAATTTGACAGCATAGTGCCATTCCGTAAAGTAAAAGACCATTACATGCTGGCTTTGCTGAACAGTGTAACACAGGTGGCTTTGGGGCACGGTGAATTTAAAGGGCTGATAGAAAAATTTGAGTCGCTCACACTGCAGTTCAACAGCGACAATGTGGAGACGTGGGTGATAAAGGATAATGATTCGAATGATGAGGCGTCTACATTTTTTAACAGCTCGCAGTATGATGCCAATGAGCCATTTGGGACGTTGTTAACAATGGGGTCGAAAAACCTGCCTAAAAGCATTGGACTGAACATTGAAAATATAGTACTGGTAAGCGTGAAGCCATTCGGGAAAGAGTGGTTTAGCAGCGATAAGCTTTCCCATCCTGATGAAGCTGTAAAAACAGCTGCCCGTATGGCTATGATAAAAGGCTTTGAGGAGGACGGGTCGTTTAATACCATACCGGTTTCCTACCGATAACAATCTTAAGTATTTAAAACTATAAAAAATAACCAAACATGAAAAAATTAGTAGTACTTCTTGCCGTACTTGGCGGCACAGCATTTTTACAGGCACAAACCATAGAATCCGGCAGCCGCAGCACGGCAGGTTATATTAAAAGTGATGGGACAATAGAGAACAGCAGCCATTCAACGGTGGGTTATATCAAGAGCAGCGGTACCATTGAAGACAAGAGCCACAACACGATAGGCTACATCAAAAGTGATGGCACCATTGAAAATA
This region of Flavobacterium inviolabile genomic DNA includes:
- a CDS encoding 5-fold beta-flower protein; translation: MKKLVVLLAVLGGTAFLQAQTIESGSRSTAGYIKSDGTIENSSHSTVGYIKSSGTIEDKSHNTIGYIKSDGTIENKSHSTVGYVKKDGTVENSSHGTIGYVKDDGTVENSSHGTIGRASGVKKEWAAVAFFFFKL